A stretch of the Campylobacter sp. 19-13652 genome encodes the following:
- the tmk gene encoding dTMP kinase translates to MIVLFEGIDGVGKSTQISLSANKFKDVIITKEPGATALGERLRDMLLGGEFRLDSTAEMFLFLADRAQHAKEILSAHKDKLILSDRGLISGIAYAMNKLSLEKLIELNRLALGDNLPDIVVLLLANKELLATRLANRGCIDAIESRGLEYLMQIQKNMLLATQALALPYITIDASEPAESINKKIIKFIKEKL, encoded by the coding sequence ATGATAGTGCTTTTTGAGGGTATTGACGGCGTAGGCAAAAGCACACAAATATCTCTAAGCGCTAATAAATTTAAAGACGTCATAATCACAAAAGAACCAGGCGCAACGGCTTTAGGAGAGCGGCTTAGGGATATGCTTTTAGGAGGAGAGTTTAGGCTTGATAGTACGGCTGAGATGTTTTTGTTTTTAGCTGATCGAGCTCAGCATGCAAAGGAAATTTTATCTGCGCATAAAGACAAGCTAATCTTAAGCGATAGAGGACTAATCTCAGGCATAGCATATGCGATGAATAAACTAAGCCTTGAAAAACTAATCGAGCTAAATCGCCTAGCCTTAGGTGATAATCTACCTGATATTGTGGTGCTTTTGCTTGCCAATAAAGAGCTTTTAGCCACTAGGCTGGCAAATAGAGGGTGCATAGACGCAATAGAAAGCAGAGGGCTAGAATATCTAATGCAAATTCAAAAAAACATGCTCCTAGCCACACAAGCGCTCGCCCTACCCTATATAACAATAGACGCAAGCGAACCAGCGGAAAGCATAAATAAAAAAATAATTAAATTTATAAAGGAAAAGCTATGA
- a CDS encoding peptidylprolyl isomerase, whose product MLLISLIAAASLSAATLATVNGKNITDTDLNEVISTQADPASVPADAKKRVLEDMVNKELFVLDAKAKGIEKDVDFKKQLENLKEGVLVNTYMKKLFDSIKVSDSDIKKAYDEHKKEFIQPAQVKARHILVKTEKEASEVISKLKGLKGDALVNKFSELAKEKSIDPGSGKQGGELGYFPKDAMVPEFGNAAFALKDGEITTKPVKTQFGYHVILKEASKASKTASLDEVKPMIERNLKLEKFQTQVRAKADELKKKYKVEFK is encoded by the coding sequence ATGCTACTAATCTCACTAATAGCAGCCGCTAGCCTAAGCGCTGCAACACTTGCTACAGTAAATGGCAAAAATATCACGGATACTGATTTAAACGAAGTAATCTCAACCCAAGCAGACCCAGCTAGCGTGCCAGCTGATGCTAAAAAACGCGTACTTGAGGATATGGTAAATAAAGAGCTTTTTGTGCTTGACGCAAAGGCGAAGGGAATAGAAAAAGACGTAGATTTTAAAAAACAGCTTGAGAATCTAAAAGAGGGTGTTTTGGTAAATACTTATATGAAAAAGCTATTTGACAGCATAAAAGTAAGCGATTCCGACATAAAAAAAGCCTACGACGAGCACAAAAAAGAATTTATCCAGCCGGCGCAGGTAAAAGCACGCCATATTTTAGTAAAAACTGAAAAAGAAGCAAGCGAGGTAATTTCAAAGCTAAAAGGGCTAAAGGGCGATGCGCTTGTGAATAAATTTAGCGAATTAGCCAAGGAAAAATCAATAGACCCAGGTAGTGGCAAACAGGGTGGCGAGCTAGGATATTTCCCTAAAGATGCCATGGTGCCTGAGTTTGGCAATGCTGCATTTGCTCTAAAAGATGGCGAAATCACGACTAAGCCAGTAAAGACGCAGTTTGGCTATCACGTGATATTAAAAGAGGCTAGCAAAGCGAGCAAAACAGCAAGCCTTGATGAAGTAAAGCCTATGATAGAGCGCAATCTAAAGCTGGAAAAATTCCAAACCCAAGTAAGAGCAAAAGCTGACGAGCTAAAGAAAAAATATAAAGTAGAGTTTAAGTAG
- the hisD gene encoding histidinol dehydrogenase, with amino-acid sequence MRILNTSGTDFSRQWGEILGRGEMDMDNVIPVVSELLLEVKRAGDEALIKQVARFDRWQPDSADALAISTDEMRVAFEALDDELRSALKLAYERIKDYHERAKPSGFSYEDSYGDVLGARYTPVDRAGLYIPGGKAAYPSSLLMNAIPAIVAGVGEIVVCTPAVGGEVNALLLAAMHLCGVKKAYKLGGASAVAAMAYGTQKVPRVDVITGPGNIYVATAKKLVYGLVNIDMIAGPSEIGIIADDSANARHIAADLLSQAEHDELASSFLITPSKDLALAVSEQVDALLDTLSRKEIASKSINERGAILVARDLKECVRLANELAVEHLELAVREPETLIGDIRHAGAIFMGHFTPEAMGDYLAGPNHTLPTGGTARFYSPLSVENFMKKSSIISLGRAGFEALAPACVALADAEGLGAHALSVSIRLEK; translated from the coding sequence TTGAGAATTTTAAACACAAGTGGTACTGATTTTAGCAGGCAGTGGGGCGAGATACTAGGACGTGGCGAAATGGATATGGATAATGTCATACCTGTGGTTAGCGAGCTTTTATTAGAGGTAAAAAGGGCTGGCGATGAGGCACTTATAAAACAGGTGGCGAGATTTGACCGCTGGCAGCCAGATAGCGCAGACGCTTTGGCTATTAGCACCGATGAGATGAGGGTGGCGTTTGAGGCTTTAGATGATGAGCTTAGGAGCGCATTAAAGCTAGCTTATGAACGCATTAAAGATTATCATGAGCGCGCAAAACCAAGTGGCTTTAGCTATGAGGATAGCTACGGCGATGTGCTGGGCGCTAGATATACGCCTGTAGATAGGGCTGGGCTTTATATCCCAGGGGGCAAGGCGGCATATCCGAGTTCGCTTTTGATGAACGCTATTCCTGCCATAGTCGCTGGAGTGGGCGAGATAGTCGTGTGTACACCTGCTGTGGGTGGGGAGGTAAATGCGCTACTGCTTGCTGCTATGCACCTATGCGGCGTGAAAAAAGCCTACAAACTAGGCGGTGCAAGTGCAGTGGCCGCTATGGCGTACGGGACACAGAAAGTGCCTAGGGTCGATGTTATCACAGGGCCTGGCAATATCTACGTTGCGACGGCTAAAAAGCTGGTTTATGGGCTAGTAAATATCGATATGATAGCAGGGCCTAGCGAGATAGGCATAATAGCCGATGATAGCGCAAACGCCCGTCATATCGCGGCTGATTTACTTAGTCAAGCAGAGCATGATGAGCTTGCTAGTAGTTTTTTAATTACACCTAGTAAGGATTTGGCTTTGGCTGTGAGTGAACAGGTGGATGCACTTTTAGATACTCTTTCACGCAAAGAGATAGCTAGCAAAAGCATAAATGAACGTGGCGCTATTTTGGTTGCTCGTGATTTAAAAGAGTGTGTTAGGCTTGCAAATGAGCTTGCTGTAGAGCATTTAGAGCTTGCTGTAAGAGAGCCTGAGACGCTAATAGGTGATATACGCCATGCTGGGGCTATTTTTATGGGGCATTTTACGCCAGAGGCTATGGGAGATTATCTAGCTGGGCCAAATCACACCCTGCCAACAGGTGGCACGGCACGCTTTTACTCACCGCTTAGCGTAGAGAATTTCATGAAAAAAAGTTCAATAATAAGCCTTGGTAGGGCTGGATTTGAGGCTTTGGCTCCAGCTTGTGTGGCTTTGGCTGATGCTGAGGGGTTAGGGGCTCATGCACTTTCAGTCTCTATAAGACTTGAAAAATAA
- the speA gene encoding biosynthetic arginine decarboxylase yields MNDYGLSIWGDGNFKIESGKICINSDSTPAIIDIVKDIRNQGYRGPLLLRFPHLIKKQISQIYTSFNKAKKEFGYEGKFNAVYPLKVNQYPGFVKNIVRLGKPYNYGLEAGSKAELLLAMAHNNDGAPITVNGFKDKELINIGFIAAEMGHNITLTIEGLGELEAIISTAKERFAPKPNIGLRIRLHSAGSGIWAKSGGIHSKFGLTATELIEAINLLKKAGLIEQFTMIHFHIGSQITEIQPLKKALVEAGNIYAELRKMGAVNLKAINLGGGLAIEYSQFKEVVNRNYTLNEYANDVVYLLKTIATQKSEPEPDIFIESGRFVSASHAVLIAPVLELFSQEYSEDKLNLKKKNPQLITELVDLHANIKPSNAMEYLHDALHHLESVLTLFDLGYVDLQDRSNAEVLVYLVGKKALAMLGSKANSYELLKIQKQVQERYLINFSMFQSLPDFWGLKQNFPIMPLDKLNEPATLAASLWDITCDSDGEIAYNADTNPLFLHDVDLEKEEYFLGFFLVGAYQEVLGMKHNLFTHPTEATIEITESGYEIAHLLESQSILDIMEDLDYDIYEIQDTLNERLEKSTLINETQKKQILGELYLFLNDNSYLKTIQ; encoded by the coding sequence ATGAATGATTATGGACTTAGTATATGGGGCGATGGAAATTTCAAGATAGAAAGCGGTAAAATCTGCATAAATAGCGACAGCACACCAGCGATAATTGACATAGTAAAAGACATAAGAAATCAAGGCTATAGAGGTCCGCTACTACTGCGTTTTCCGCACCTAATAAAAAAGCAAATATCTCAAATTTATACCAGCTTTAACAAGGCAAAAAAGGAGTTTGGCTACGAGGGTAAATTTAACGCCGTCTATCCGCTAAAGGTAAATCAATATCCAGGCTTTGTCAAAAACATTGTCCGCCTAGGCAAGCCCTACAACTACGGGCTAGAAGCTGGCAGTAAGGCTGAGCTACTGCTAGCAATGGCGCACAATAACGACGGCGCACCCATAACGGTAAATGGCTTTAAAGACAAGGAGCTAATCAACATAGGCTTTATCGCTGCTGAAATGGGGCATAATATCACGCTTACTATAGAGGGACTTGGCGAGCTTGAAGCGATTATTAGCACGGCAAAGGAACGCTTTGCACCAAAGCCAAATATCGGCCTACGCATACGCCTACACAGCGCAGGTAGCGGCATCTGGGCAAAAAGCGGCGGCATACACTCTAAATTTGGGCTAACCGCCACAGAGCTAATTGAAGCGATAAATTTGCTTAAAAAAGCTGGCTTAATCGAGCAATTTACGATGATACACTTTCACATCGGCAGCCAAATCACCGAAATCCAGCCACTTAAAAAGGCCTTGGTCGAAGCTGGTAACATCTACGCAGAGCTAAGAAAAATGGGCGCGGTAAATTTAAAAGCGATAAATCTTGGAGGCGGACTTGCGATAGAGTATAGTCAGTTTAAAGAGGTCGTAAACCGAAACTACACCCTAAACGAGTACGCAAACGACGTCGTATATCTGCTTAAAACCATAGCCACGCAAAAATCTGAGCCAGAACCAGATATTTTCATCGAAAGCGGACGCTTCGTAAGCGCAAGCCACGCTGTGCTAATAGCGCCCGTGCTCGAGCTTTTTAGCCAAGAGTATAGCGAGGACAAGCTAAATTTAAAGAAAAAAAACCCACAGCTTATCACAGAGCTTGTAGACCTGCATGCAAACATAAAACCAAGCAATGCAATGGAGTATCTGCACGACGCACTTCATCATCTTGAGAGCGTGCTAACGCTTTTTGACCTAGGCTATGTGGACTTGCAAGACCGCTCAAACGCCGAAGTACTAGTCTATCTAGTGGGCAAAAAGGCACTTGCGATGCTAGGTAGCAAAGCGAACTCGTATGAGCTACTTAAAATTCAAAAACAGGTACAAGAGCGGTATTTGATAAATTTTTCTATGTTTCAAAGCCTGCCAGATTTTTGGGGGCTAAAGCAGAACTTTCCTATAATGCCACTTGATAAACTAAACGAACCAGCTACTCTAGCAGCCAGCCTGTGGGATATTACCTGCGATAGCGACGGAGAAATAGCCTATAATGCGGACACAAATCCGCTATTTTTACACGATGTGGATTTGGAAAAGGAAGAGTACTTTTTGGGATTTTTCCTAGTGGGGGCGTATCAGGAGGTGCTTGGAATGAAACACAATCTATTCACTCACCCAACCGAAGCTACCATAGAAATCACAGAAAGTGGCTACGAGATAGCTCACCTACTAGAAAGCCAGTCTATACTGGATATAATGGAGGATTTAGACTATGATATCTATGAAATCCAAGACACTCTAAACGAAAGACTGGAAAAAAGCACGCTAATAAACGAGACGCAAAAAAAGCAAATTCTAGGCGAGCTTTATCTATTCTTAAACGACAACAGTTATTTAAAAACGATACAGTAA
- a CDS encoding flagellin — translation MKINQHNSVQHNINQAQSNHSKALQNISVQRALSGVDSANLAIADSLSMQASTMEQGIANANDAIGMLQIADSTLSNINNSAIRMNELSTRANSAVLSDRERNMIRSEMNALKDSMKDSLDNASFNGRNVFGGEMKFQTGSSEVGINLNRPNVDSIDVNSQESINNFIQSTNDARANIGATQNRLLSNINNSLTQNVALRSSESQLQNNDIAKNIDDERNAQLQINASILAQAHNTANLRTQMDRLLA, via the coding sequence GTGAAAATAAATCAACATAATAGCGTCCAACACAATATAAATCAAGCTCAGTCAAATCATTCAAAGGCTCTACAGAATATTTCGGTTCAGCGTGCTTTAAGCGGAGTGGATAGCGCAAATCTAGCCATAGCTGATAGTCTAAGCATGCAAGCTAGCACCATGGAGCAGGGTATAGCAAATGCAAATGATGCGATAGGAATGCTGCAAATCGCTGATAGTACACTAAGTAATATAAACAATAGCGCTATACGCATGAATGAGCTTAGCACAAGGGCTAACAGTGCTGTATTAAGTGATAGAGAGCGCAATATGATACGCAGTGAGATGAATGCTTTAAAAGATAGCATGAAAGATAGCCTTGATAATGCGAGCTTTAATGGTAGAAATGTATTTGGCGGAGAAATGAAATTTCAGACTGGAAGCTCTGAGGTGGGTATAAATTTAAATCGTCCGAATGTGGATTCTATCGATGTAAACAGCCAAGAAAGTATTAATAATTTTATCCAAAGTACAAACGATGCACGTGCAAATATCGGTGCCACACAAAATAGGCTACTATCAAATATAAATAATAGCCTAACGCAAAATGTCGCCCTTAGAAGCAGTGAAAGCCAACTACAAAATAATGATATAGCTAAAAATATAGACGATGAGAGAAATGCTCAATTACAAATAAATGCATCTATTCTAGCTCAGGCTCATAATACTGCAAATTTAAGAACTCAAATGGATAGATTGCTTGCTTAG
- a CDS encoding pyridoxal phosphate-dependent aminotransferase, protein MQISQRISTLSESLTIAITAKAKQLREAGVDVISFSAGEPDFDTPQIVKDAVMAAMNKGCAKYTPVPGTNEVLKAVATKLERDNNLKYATSQIITTVGAKHALFNLFQAVLNPGDEVIIPSPYWVSYPEMVKYSGGVSVFVEADDKSGFKITAEQIEKAITPRTKILSLNHPTNPTGAVYTKAELEAIAEVLKGTDIIISSDEMYEKLVFDGEFVSAASISDDMYARTVTINGLSKCGAMPGWRFGYMAIPDESLAKAIKRLQSQSTSNISSLVQAGAVPVLLGEADADIAMMKAEFLKRRNRAVELINKIDGLSVSSPAGAFYLFVNCKDIEPDSMKFCDAMLEKAQVATVPGVGFGMDGYFRMSFATDMNSIETGIARIAEFVRGY, encoded by the coding sequence ATGCAAATCAGCCAAAGGATAAGCACCCTAAGCGAGAGCCTAACCATAGCCATAACAGCCAAAGCAAAACAGCTAAGAGAGGCTGGAGTTGACGTCATTAGCTTTAGTGCAGGCGAGCCTGATTTTGACACCCCGCAAATAGTCAAAGACGCCGTTATGGCCGCAATGAATAAAGGCTGCGCCAAATATACCCCAGTACCAGGCACAAATGAGGTTTTAAAAGCTGTCGCTACAAAGCTAGAACGAGACAATAATCTTAAATACGCCACAAGTCAAATCATCACGACAGTAGGTGCAAAGCATGCGCTTTTTAACCTCTTTCAAGCAGTGCTTAATCCAGGCGATGAGGTTATAATCCCCTCACCTTACTGGGTGAGCTATCCAGAAATGGTAAAATATAGTGGTGGCGTGAGTGTATTTGTCGAAGCAGACGACAAAAGTGGCTTTAAAATCACAGCCGAACAGATCGAAAAAGCGATAACTCCGCGCACAAAAATTCTAAGCCTAAACCACCCAACAAACCCAACTGGCGCCGTATACACAAAAGCTGAACTAGAGGCGATAGCCGAAGTGCTAAAAGGAACAGACATAATCATAAGTAGCGATGAAATGTATGAAAAGCTAGTTTTTGATGGAGAGTTTGTAAGTGCAGCTAGCATAAGCGATGATATGTATGCTAGAACAGTTACTATAAATGGCTTAAGCAAGTGCGGAGCTATGCCTGGCTGGCGCTTTGGCTATATGGCAATCCCAGATGAAAGCCTAGCAAAGGCAATAAAAAGGCTACAAAGCCAAAGCACTAGTAACATAAGCTCACTTGTACAAGCTGGGGCTGTACCAGTGCTTTTAGGCGAAGCAGACGCTGACATTGCGATGATGAAGGCTGAGTTTTTAAAGCGCAGAAACCGCGCAGTAGAGCTAATAAACAAGATTGATGGCTTAAGCGTTTCTAGTCCTGCTGGAGCATTTTATCTGTTTGTAAATTGTAAGGACATAGAGCCTGATAGTATGAAATTCTGCGATGCAATGCTAGAAAAAGCACAAGTCGCAACTGTACCAGGGGTTGGCTTTGGAATGGATGGATATTTTAGAATGAGCTTTGCTACTGATATGAATAGCATAGAAACAGGAATAGCACGAATAGCGGAATTTGTTAGGGGGTACTGA
- the fbaA gene encoding class II fructose-bisphosphate aldolase, translating to MGVLDIVKAGVLSGDELSKLYSHAKAQGFAIPAVNVVGTDSINAVLEAAKVANSPVIIQFSNGGAGFYAGKGAGERAAVLGAISGARHVHTLAEAYGVPVVLHTDHAARKLLPWIDELIKASEEHFKATGAPLFSSHMLDLSEEPLEENIATCEAYLRRLAPLGISLEIELGVTGGEEDGVDNTGVDNALLYTQPEDVALAYERLSAISDHFSIAASFGNVHGVYKPGNVVLRPEILKNSQAYVADKFKTASEKPVNFVFHGGSGSELADIKAAVSYGVVKMNIDTDTQWAFWDGVREYEAKNRAYLQGQIGNPEGDDKPNKKYYDPRKWLRAGEEAMIARLQTAFSDLNCIDRN from the coding sequence ATGGGCGTTTTAGACATCGTAAAAGCGGGCGTGCTAAGTGGTGATGAGCTTAGCAAGCTTTATTCGCACGCAAAGGCACAGGGCTTTGCCATACCTGCGGTAAATGTCGTCGGCACTGACTCCATAAACGCCGTGCTAGAAGCGGCAAAGGTGGCAAACTCTCCAGTAATCATTCAATTTAGCAACGGCGGGGCTGGCTTTTACGCTGGCAAGGGTGCTGGCGAGCGTGCTGCGGTGCTGGGGGCCATTAGTGGCGCTAGGCACGTGCATACTCTGGCCGAGGCTTACGGCGTGCCTGTGGTGCTGCATACCGATCACGCCGCACGCAAGCTGCTGCCGTGGATAGATGAGCTAATAAAGGCGAGCGAGGAGCATTTTAAAGCGACTGGTGCGCCGCTTTTTAGCTCGCATATGCTTGATTTAAGCGAGGAGCCACTGGAAGAAAATATCGCCACTTGCGAGGCCTATTTAAGGCGGCTTGCTCCGCTTGGCATTAGCCTTGAGATTGAGCTTGGCGTAACGGGCGGGGAAGAGGACGGCGTGGATAATACAGGCGTGGATAATGCTCTGCTCTACACCCAGCCTGAGGACGTCGCACTTGCTTATGAGCGGTTAAGCGCTATAAGCGACCACTTTAGCATAGCGGCTAGCTTTGGCAACGTCCACGGCGTGTATAAGCCAGGCAACGTGGTGCTTCGTCCAGAAATACTAAAAAACTCACAAGCTTACGTGGCGGATAAATTTAAAACCGCAAGCGAAAAGCCCGTAAATTTCGTCTTTCACGGCGGTAGCGGCAGCGAGCTAGCTGACATAAAAGCGGCCGTAAGCTACGGCGTAGTAAAGATGAATATCGACACAGATACGCAGTGGGCGTTTTGGGACGGCGTGCGTGAGTATGAGGCTAAAAATAGGGCGTATCTGCAAGGCCAAATCGGCAACCCAGAAGGCGATGATAAGCCAAATAAAAAATACTACGACCCACGCAAATGGCTGCGAGCTGGCGAGGAGGCTATGATAGCACGCCTGCAAACTGCCTTTAGCGATTTAAACTGCATTGATAGGAATTAA
- the nth gene encoding endonuclease III — MRSKKDILNIKQTLIDTFKDAKSELKFKNHYELIVAVMLSAQCTDKRVNLITPALFSEYPDVFAMANANLASVKMLINSCSFFNNKAENLIKMAKAVVADFNGVVPLDEASLKSLAGVGQKTAHVVMLEAVGANVMAVDTHVFRVSHRLGLSRAKTPEATEVDLVAAFKTELGKLHQAMVLFGRYTCKATKPLCKECVLAGLCKSKDKIV, encoded by the coding sequence ATGAGAAGCAAAAAAGATATTTTAAACATTAAACAAACCTTAATCGATACATTTAAAGACGCCAAAAGCGAGCTTAAATTTAAAAACCACTACGAGCTAATTGTGGCTGTAATGCTAAGCGCTCAATGCACCGATAAGCGGGTAAATTTGATTACTCCTGCGCTTTTTAGCGAGTATCCAGATGTCTTTGCTATGGCAAATGCAAATCTTGCCAGCGTAAAAATGCTAATAAACTCGTGTAGCTTTTTTAACAATAAGGCAGAAAATTTAATCAAAATGGCAAAGGCTGTGGTGGCTGATTTTAATGGTGTCGTGCCGCTAGATGAAGCCAGCCTAAAAAGCCTAGCAGGCGTGGGGCAAAAGACCGCTCACGTCGTTATGCTTGAGGCTGTGGGCGCAAATGTGATGGCGGTAGATACGCATGTCTTTCGCGTCTCACACCGCCTAGGGCTAAGCCGTGCAAAGACGCCAGAAGCGACTGAGGTCGACTTAGTAGCTGCTTTTAAAACAGAGCTTGGAAAGCTTCATCAAGCGATGGTGCTTTTTGGACGCTACACCTGCAAAGCGACTAAGCCGCTTTGTAAGGAGTGCGTTTTAGCTGGGCTTTGTAAGAGCAAAGATAAAATCGTCTAA
- the hisS gene encoding histidine--tRNA ligase, whose product MITALRGMKDLLPPTSILYEKVIKTCTKIAAKYGYESIHTPHLEATSLFRRSVGESSDIVGKEMYQFEDKGGNDVCLRPEGTAGVVRAFIEAKLDRAGGVHRWCYAGSMFRYERPQKGRLREFHQFGVECFGEGSVYEDANIITMAYEILKSLEIKTTLKLNSLGTASDMAEYKKRLISFLDANDAHICEDCKRRKQTNPIRVLDCKNESCQIIYANAPLITDSLGDEARTDFALLQDILRQNGVEYELDARLVRGLDYYCKTAFEFVSDEIGAQSAVTGGGRYDRLVEYLGGRASYGVGFAMGIERLMAIMALKQETSTMPNGVYVGSLDDEFIPLAFSLANRLRKSVKAVSCYEPRKLAKHLQAANNGGFKYALIIGEDEARSEQAWVKNLINGDERRIKFDTLVQEFCDE is encoded by the coding sequence ATGATAACAGCACTTAGAGGCATGAAAGATTTACTGCCACCCACTAGCATACTTTATGAAAAAGTAATCAAAACCTGCACCAAAATCGCAGCCAAATATGGCTATGAAAGTATCCATACTCCGCACCTTGAGGCAACTTCGCTATTTCGCCGAAGCGTGGGCGAGAGTAGCGATATAGTGGGCAAAGAGATGTATCAGTTTGAGGATAAAGGCGGAAATGACGTATGCTTGCGCCCTGAGGGTACGGCTGGGGTCGTGCGCGCATTTATAGAGGCAAAGCTAGACCGTGCTGGCGGCGTACATCGATGGTGCTATGCTGGGAGCATGTTTCGATACGAACGCCCGCAAAAAGGGCGACTTAGAGAGTTTCATCAGTTTGGCGTGGAATGTTTTGGCGAGGGTAGCGTATACGAGGACGCAAACATCATCACAATGGCTTATGAAATTCTAAAAAGCCTTGAAATAAAAACTACTCTAAAGCTAAACTCCCTAGGCACAGCCAGCGACATGGCAGAGTATAAAAAAAGGCTAATTAGCTTTTTAGACGCAAACGACGCGCATATCTGCGAGGACTGCAAGCGCCGCAAGCAGACTAATCCCATCCGCGTGCTTGATTGCAAAAACGAAAGCTGCCAGATAATCTACGCAAATGCACCGCTTATCACAGACAGCCTAGGTGATGAGGCGCGCACTGATTTTGCGCTTTTGCAGGATATTTTGCGCCAAAATGGCGTGGAGTATGAGCTAGACGCGAGGCTTGTACGAGGGCTTGATTATTACTGCAAGACGGCGTTTGAGTTTGTAAGCGATGAGATAGGCGCCCAAAGTGCGGTAACTGGCGGAGGACGCTACGATAGACTTGTGGAGTACCTAGGCGGCAGGGCTAGTTATGGCGTGGGCTTTGCCATGGGTATAGAACGCCTTATGGCAATAATGGCGCTAAAGCAAGAAACATCTACAATGCCAAATGGTGTGTATGTAGGCTCGCTTGATGATGAATTTATCCCTCTTGCATTTAGCCTTGCAAACCGCCTACGAAAAAGTGTAAAGGCTGTATCTTGCTACGAGCCACGCAAGCTAGCAAAGCACCTACAAGCTGCAAATAATGGCGGCTTTAAATACGCTCTAATCATAGGCGAGGATGAAGCTAGAAGCGAACAGGCTTGGGTAAAAAATCTAATAAATGGCGATGAGCGACGGATTAAATTTGATACTTTAGTACAGGAGTTTTGCGATGAATGA
- a CDS encoding 1-aminocyclopropane-1-carboxylate deaminase codes for MKTSKTPSCASKNGDFFKPIFSEFKFKGVHFYLLRDDLINGEFNGNKARKLHYLINSDLSGIKRLVSHGSSQSNAMYSISVFAKNRGLAFYYFISHMGELLRKNAVGNLSHALKNGMSLHVLQSGEDRKASAIEYANKFKDALFIPEGVACELAEAGFRLQAAQIEEFCAVRWLEPAIFLPSGTGTSAAYLAKHTRLKVYTCACVGDGEYLRAQIVSLLGFLPANLCVLNPPKKYHFAKPRPELFDVWRELLSAGVEFDLIYDPVGFLTIFSNLDKFCGDILYIHQGGLLGNVSQKARYERKEKFENFKHKWY; via the coding sequence ATGAAAACTTCAAAAACCCCATCTTGTGCCAGTAAAAATGGTGATTTTTTTAAGCCCATTTTTAGTGAGTTTAAATTTAAAGGTGTGCACTTTTATCTGCTTAGAGATGATCTTATAAATGGCGAATTTAATGGCAACAAAGCTCGCAAGCTACACTATCTAATAAACTCTGACCTTTCAGGCATAAAAAGACTCGTATCGCATGGCTCTAGCCAGTCAAATGCGATGTATAGCATAAGTGTGTTTGCTAAAAATAGGGGGTTGGCGTTTTATTACTTTATCTCTCATATGGGTGAGCTTTTACGCAAAAACGCAGTGGGAAATTTATCTCATGCGCTTAAAAATGGCATGAGTTTACATGTCTTACAAAGCGGAGAGGATAGAAAAGCTAGCGCGATAGAGTATGCTAATAAATTTAAAGATGCGCTTTTTATCCCAGAGGGTGTGGCGTGCGAGCTAGCTGAAGCTGGCTTTAGGCTACAAGCAGCCCAGATAGAGGAGTTTTGTGCGGTGCGATGGCTAGAGCCAGCGATATTTTTACCAAGCGGCACTGGTACGTCGGCTGCATATTTAGCAAAGCACACTAGACTTAAAGTCTACACTTGCGCTTGTGTAGGAGATGGGGAGTATTTGCGTGCGCAGATAGTTTCTCTTTTGGGATTTTTACCTGCAAATTTATGCGTGCTAAATCCGCCCAAAAAGTATCATTTTGCAAAGCCGCGCCCAGAGCTTTTTGATGTGTGGCGTGAACTTTTATCGGCTGGAGTTGAGTTTGATTTAATCTATGACCCAGTTGGATTTTTGACAATTTTTTCAAATTTGGATAAATTTTGCGGTGATATTTTATACATTCATCAGGGTGGCTTACTAGGAAATGTAAGTCAAAAAGCACGCTACGAAAGAAAGGAAAAGTTTGAGAATTTTAAACACAAGTGGTACTGA